The segment aatgtgcaaaataagaagTGAAgtggctgtaaaaaaaataaagcctgtttatatagataaataaatctgaaaatagtaataaaatatataacttAATTTCCAGGTGCATAGGCATGGCCGTAGCCAGCTATGAGGTCACTGAGGTAGGTAAAAATGTCAAAGAgagtatttatatatatatatatatatatatatatatatatatatatatatatatatatattttaaatcttTATCAACAAACATAAAATGCAATGACAACCACCAGGGGGTTACATACATTATGAGGCAACATCCTAGAATATCGTAttacataaatacattaaaaagaaCACATAAATCAAAAGTCTTAATGGCATTCATGTCAGTAGAATGTCTGATAGTTTTAATATATTGTTTGACCTCATTTACAAAATGGAAAGGAGTGGTTTTTGGTTGGTGTATCGACATTAATGGATATGCCATTTGGCTAATAGTATAATAAGGTTAATGATATaaaattgttttggttttttttttgcagatggATAGTCAATGAAGccaaagcaaaaagaaaaatgtggtTCTATATCAGTAGAACTCAAGTTGCAAATATCTTCCCGTAATTTGGTCAAGAAAGGGCAAgaccaaaataaatgaaaaacatcttcaGAGTCTCTTTCACAGAAAGAGCAATTGACACCTATATCTTTTTTGAATCGTTGTAAGAAAACTTTAGATGAGTAAAATCTGTGAATTATTTTAAAAGATACTTCTTTTACTTTAGTATTTATCAAATATCTAGCAGGTAAGTTCCAAATCTTTTTCCAGTCAAGGTTACTGACAAAGTTGTTCCAATATGAAATAATGAACATATACGACGATTACTATTGCGTGTTGAAGAGAAACAAATTTGACCAGTTTCAAGTTTGGCTGGATCAATGGATAATACTGTTGGATTCTGTCCTGCTGTACTTTTAAATGACATAATTACTCCAGCAGGGATTGCACTTATAACAACATTAAATTCACTAATAGGGATTACGATACTATATTTTAACATAAATTCTTGatatgggcggcacggtggtgtggtggttagcactctcgcctcacagcaagagggttgccggttcgatcccgggcatgggagcccttctgtgcggagtttgcatgttctccccgtgtcagcgtgggttctctccgggcactccggcttcctcccacagtccaaagacatgcagattggggactaggttaattgataactctaaattgtccgtaggtgtgaatgtgagcgtgaatggttgtttgtctctatgtgtcagccctgcgatagtctggcgacctgtccagcctctcgcccgatgtcagctgggataggctccagcccccccgcgaccctcaagaggatgaagcggttagaacatgaatgaatgaaattctTGATTTGTCATTAATGATCCATTTGAATTAAACAACTGACGAACCAATATGGGTAAAATAAGGATTTGTTTCTATGATGTCTTTATTGTTCCATATGTATCTATGCGGGGGAAaattatgttatatatatatatatatatatatatatatatatatatatatatatatcaatgaCCAAGACAGAAGCATCTGTTTATGAAAGTTGGATAGTTTTGAGGGGACTTTTTCAACATTATAATTACAAAATAAGAGGAAATTGAGTTGAATTTGACATCATTTACCAGAGCTGCAGCACCATTACAGGGTGTAAGATCTCTGctagaaaacacacatttggagTATTGAAGGAGTCAAAGGAAGGACAGTATAACTTGGTGAGTCTTGCTTTTAAAAGACAATTCAGATACCAAGACAAATGGCTGAGAAAATCACACTCTTAGAAAGTTTCCTGAACTGCCATGAGACTTTCAGAGATCCCGTGTCTCTGAGCTGCAACCACAGATTCTGTTCAAGCTGCCTGCAAAAATTCTGGGaacaagctaaaaacaaaaactgtcccATCTGTAAGAGAAAATCCTCAAAAGATAACCTGACAGTGGACTTTGCACTGAAGGAACTGGCTGACTCCTTTGCTGGGAGACAGAAAGCTGGATCatgtgagacagagaaaggagaCAGGAAGGTGGAGGTGGTGTGTAGTAAACATCAAGTAGAGCGTAAATCATTCTGTAGGGATGAAGATAGAGTTGTGTGTCCTGTCTGTGAGTTTTCTCTCCACCACAGTCACAAGGTGGTTCCTATTGAACAAGCAGTCAGTGACCTGAAGGACCAGCTGAGATCTGACTTAAAGTCTCTACAGGACAAGAGGGACAAACATGAGAAAGTGAAGAATACATATGATGAGGTGATTCAACACTCCAAGAAACAGGTGttgtccacagagaggcagatcaCAGCAGAGTTCAACAAGCTCCACCAGTTcctgagagaggaagaggagtccAGACTGGCTGCtctgagggaggaagaggagcagaaggCAAAGCCTATCAGCAGAGAGATGAAGGTGATTCAGCAGCAGATCTCCTCTCTGTCAGACTGCATCTCTGCTGTTGAAGAAGAgctgcagaaacacaacatGTCATTCCTCAGCAGTTATAAGGCCACTCAGAGCAGAGCCAGAGTCCAGAGCTCACTGTCAGATCCACAGCTGGTCTCAGGAGCACTGGTAGATGTGGCCAAACATCTGGGCAACCTGTCCTTCAGTGTCTGGGAGAAGATGAAGGAGGAGGTCCACTTCAGTCCAGTCATTCTGGACCCAAACACTGCTGCCCCCTGGCTCCATCTGTCTGATGATCTGACCAGTGTGAGAAATGACACAATGCAGCAGCTTCCTGACAATCCAGAGAGGAACACTAGATATAACATGGTTCTGGGCTCTGAGGGCTTCAGCTCAGGGAAACACAgctgggaggtggaggtgggagaCCATCCTGTGTGGCGTTTGGGTGTGGCCAAAGAGTCAGTTGACAGGAAGGGAGAGATATGTGGGTCACCAAAACATGGAATCTGGTGTATTACGCATGATGATGGAAAGTACTATAATGGTCTCGGTCAGACTGTCACAGTGAAGAAGAATCTCTCGAGGATCAGAGTCCAGCTGGACTATGACAGGGGGAAGGTGCCCTTCTTCAACCCTGAAGACAACGCTCTCATCTACACTCACAGAGACACTTTCACTGAGAAACTCCTCCCATTTTTCAGTGTTGGAAATGCTGGTGATGCCAAAACTGCTACTGTTAAAATCTCTCATAGTGATGTTTCTCTGTGATGTTCAGGAATGTTAGTGTAGACTTTACTGTGACTTCACTGTGTGTAATAATGTACTCAGTACTCAGTCTGCATTACATCATCAGGTTATAAACTTTCATACAGGTACAAAtcaatttaaatgttaaatgataGCTTATTAGCCTGGTTATCTTGTTGTAATCAGACCACAATATAACACCTAGACCTGATTCTTTGTTTGCAGTTGTGTAATTCTGTAACTTTTATCGTTGtcaaacattaattttagtttgTAAGATTTCTGGATTTTTTAATGAGTTTTATCAGTTTTGttaaaactgtttgtttgtttaaacaattcccccccggggattaataaagtattctgaatctgaatctgaatctgaataatgttttaatttcagtgttttacattttacacctGAAGTCTCAGTGGTTCAGTGGCTCTGATTGATCGTTTGTTATTTTGTTCTTCAGCAGTCGATTTGTTGTCAAGAACTGTCTGAAACTAATTATGCAAAGtgttttttatcttgttttattgttttcatgGAAACTTGCTGCAAAAAATGTTTGCACCCAAGTCATTGTTTAGAGCTGAAAATCCTTTGAAAGATCACGACCCATTAAATATTTAGTTATATTTTGTTGAGCCAACACATATAAAGATGGTAACTCCTACTTTTGATATTCTGCTGACTTGTTAATGGATCAACTGAATATTTGCTCACATTGTTTTGTGAAGACAAAATGCTGAAACTGAATCACATTATCAGGTGAAGAATAAAATTGTGAATTATCCTGGCCATGTGACTTTACAATTTATGCAAAAGACAAAGAATATAAAttctaaaacaacaaattcctgaaAAGAATAGAAAATACTTTGTTTACTTTTTGAATGCAAAAGGCAGAAAGTTGTCTTTAGTTTGAATGTGCAAAGTTTGCTATCAAAGACTCGATAACAGACATTATATCACACTGAacaacaaactgctgtcagttAAAACCCTGGTGAGGATGAGGAGCGTGCAGATGAGCTTCTCTGAGACAGTTTCTGATTGTtcgtgcagaaattctttggttgtaCAAACTAATTGTTGCATCAGCTGCTCTGATGACTGGTCAGAGCATGACTAGATGACTAGACAGCCTCATTAAGGGCCGCTGAGGGTTGTAGTTATGGGTGTCTGAAATGATTTAATCAGCATTTCTAAGAAGGCAACATTGTTGAAGAAGACTTAAACAGGTTTCATTGTGTGCAACTTTCATTCCTACTCTTTCCTTCTCTGCTGGTGTTGGAGAAAAACAACTGCTCAGTAAAATACATAACACAAGTACCTACAGGGCAACATAAGTATCTGTATTAGTGCAGTTTATCTGTCCTCACACCAAACACTTTATACCACAAACATCTCACTGTTAGGTTGTAATGCAAGTCAGTGACATTATCATGACCGACACCAGCAATagtgtgatgacatcactggaGTCGTACTGAATAACTCTGTCACACCTCCATCTGCTGGACAGAAAATGACATGGCAGCATTTCCTGCTGTTGATAATCCACCTAGTGATAGAAgtaagtgaaaatgaaagtagAATTTGACACTGTGTAACAGAGCTGTGGGACCATTACAGGGTGTGAaatctctgctggaaaacacacatttggagTATTGAAGGAGTCAAAGGAAGGACAGTATAACTTGGTGAGTCTTGCTTTTAAAAGACAATTCAGATACCAAGACAAATGGCTGAGAAAATCACACTCTTAGAAAGTTTCCTGAACTGCCACGTGTGTTCAGAGACTTTCAGAGATCCCGTGTCTCTGAGCTGCAACCACAGATTCTGTTCAAGCTGCCTGCAAAAATTCTGGGaacaagctaaaaacaaaaactgtcccATCTGTAAGAGAAAATCCTCAAAAGATAACCTGACAGTGGACTTTGCACTGAAGGAACTGGCTGACTCCTTTGCTGGGAGACAGAAAGCTGGATCatgtgagacagagaaaggagaCAGGAAGGTAGAGGTGGTGTGTAGTAAACATCAAGAAGAGCCTAAATTGTTCTGTAAGGATGAAGATAGAGTTGTGTGTACTGTCTGTGAGTTTTCTCTCCACCACAGTCACAAGGTGGTTCCTATTGAACAAGCAGTCAGTGACCTGAAGGACCAGCTGAGATCTGACTTAAAGTCTCTACAGGACAAGAGGGACAAACATGAGAAAGTGAAGAATACATATGATGAGGTGATTCAACACTCCAAGAAACAGGTGttgtccacagagaggcagatcaCAGCAGAGTTCAACAAGCTCCACCAGTTcctgagagaggaagaggagtccAGACTGGCTGCtctgagggaggaagaggagcagaaggCAAAGCCTATCAGCAGAGAGATGAAGATGATTCAGCAGCAGATCTCCTCTCTGTCAGACTGCATCTCTGCTGTTGAAGAAGAGCTGCAGAAACATAACATGTCATTCCTCAGCAGTTATAAAGCCACTCAGAGCAGAGCCAGAGTCCAGAGCTCACTGTCAGATCCACAGCTGGTCTCAGGAGCGCTGGTAGATGTGGCCAAACATCTGGGCAACCTGTCCTTCAGTGTCTGGGAGAAGATGAAGGAGGAGGTCCACTTCAGTCCTGTCATTCTGGACCCAAACACTGCATACCgctgtctccatctgtctgatGATCTGACCAGTGTGAGAAATGACACAAAGCAGCAGCTTCCTGACAATCCAGAGAGGAACACTAGATATAACATGGTTCTGGGCTCTGAGGGCTTCAGCTCAGGGAAACACAgctgggaggtggaggtgggagaCCATCCTAGTTGGTGTTTGGGTGTGGCCAAAGAGTCAGTTGACAGGAA is part of the Epinephelus fuscoguttatus linkage group LG8, E.fuscoguttatus.final_Chr_v1 genome and harbors:
- the LOC125893201 gene encoding zinc-binding protein A33-like, whose translation is MAEKITLLESFLNCHETFRDPVSLSCNHRFCSSCLQKFWEQAKNKNCPICKRKSSKDNLTVDFALKELADSFAGRQKAGSCETEKGDRKVEVVCSKHQVERKSFCRDEDRVVCPVCEFSLHHSHKVVPIEQAVSDLKDQLRSDLKSLQDKRDKHEKVKNTYDEVIQHSKKQVLSTERQITAEFNKLHQFLREEEESRLAALREEEEQKAKPISREMKVIQQQISSLSDCISAVEEELQKHNMSFLSSYKATQSRARVQSSLSDPQLVSGALVDVAKHLGNLSFSVWEKMKEEVHFSPVILDPNTAAPWLHLSDDLTSVRNDTMQQLPDNPERNTRYNMVLGSEGFSSGKHSWEVEVGDHPVWRLGVAKESVDRKGEICGSPKHGIWCITHDDGKYYNGLGQTVTVKKNLSRIRVQLDYDRGKVPFFNPEDNALIYTHRDTFTEKLLPFFSVGNAGDAKTATVKISHSDVSL
- the LOC125893200 gene encoding nuclear factor 7, brain-like produces the protein MAEKITLLESFLNCHVCSETFRDPVSLSCNHRFCSSCLQKFWEQAKNKNCPICKRKSSKDNLTVDFALKELADSFAGRQKAGSCETEKGDRKVEVVCSKHQEEPKLFCKDEDRVVCTVCEFSLHHSHKVVPIEQAVSDLKDQLRSDLKSLQDKRDKHEKVKNTYDEVIQHSKKQVLSTERQITAEFNKLHQFLREEEESRLAALREEEEQKAKPISREMKMIQQQISSLSDCISAVEEELQKHNMSFLSSYKATQSRARVQSSLSDPQLVSGALVDVAKHLGNLSFSVWEKMKEEVHFSPVILDPNTAYRCLHLSDDLTSVRNDTKQQLPDNPERNTRYNMVLGSEGFSSGKHSWEVEVGDHPSWCLGVAKESVDRKGELHVSPKHGIWCIMHNDGKYYNGLGQTVTVKKSLPRIRVQLDYDRGKVCFFNPEDNALIYTHRDTFTEKLLPFFSIGRTGDAKTATVKICQSDVSL